In Sulfitobacter sp. W027, a single window of DNA contains:
- a CDS encoding pseudouridine synthase, which yields MDAKPPLSGSGPTDDSSAADASTAKGARIAKVLSRAGIASRREAERMIEAGRVRVNGEQITSPALNVTPEDKITVDNTPVGAPEPPRIWLYHKPTGLVTTNSDEKGRETIFDALPEDMPRVMTVGRLDLNSEGLLLLTNDGGVKRRLELPSTGWLRRYRARVNGRPTDEMLEPLRRGITVEGENFQPMDVTLDRQQGANAWLTIGLREGRNREIRRAMEAVGLTVNRLIRISYGPFQLGELKTGEVEELRRKVVRDQLGLELEDPTGTAVKKPSAVRRPPRRKPGGFGGAGQPGLPVEPGEDDTPPPRRGGGKAKNAPHGKAALGKPSGKPGALPTGRPNAKPGARPGAKPSSRGPKPRR from the coding sequence ATGGACGCAAAACCACCCCTCTCCGGCTCCGGCCCGACTGATGATTCTTCCGCTGCTGACGCCAGCACAGCGAAGGGCGCCCGCATCGCCAAAGTGCTGTCCCGCGCAGGCATCGCCTCGCGCCGTGAGGCCGAGCGCATGATCGAGGCAGGCCGCGTGCGTGTGAACGGTGAGCAGATCACCTCGCCCGCCCTGAACGTCACGCCCGAAGACAAGATCACCGTCGACAACACCCCCGTCGGCGCGCCCGAGCCGCCGCGCATCTGGCTGTATCATAAGCCCACCGGTTTGGTGACGACGAACTCTGATGAAAAGGGCCGCGAGACGATCTTTGACGCCCTGCCCGAGGACATGCCCCGCGTGATGACCGTGGGTCGGCTTGATCTCAATTCCGAAGGGCTCTTGCTGCTGACCAATGACGGCGGCGTGAAACGCAGGCTGGAACTGCCCAGCACCGGCTGGCTGCGCCGCTACCGCGCGCGGGTGAATGGCCGTCCGACCGACGAGATGCTTGAGCCGCTGCGCCGCGGCATCACCGTTGAGGGCGAAAACTTTCAGCCGATGGATGTGACGCTGGACCGCCAGCAAGGCGCCAACGCTTGGCTGACCATTGGCCTGCGCGAAGGCCGCAACCGCGAGATTCGCCGCGCGATGGAGGCCGTGGGCCTGACCGTTAACCGGCTGATCCGTATCTCTTACGGCCCGTTCCAACTGGGCGAGTTGAAAACTGGCGAAGTCGAAGAACTGCGTCGCAAGGTCGTGCGCGATCAACTTGGTCTTGAGTTGGAAGACCCGACCGGCACCGCCGTCAAGAAACCCAGTGCCGTGCGCCGCCCGCCGCGTCGTAAGCCCGGTGGTTTCGGCGGCGCGGGCCAGCCCGGCCTGCCTGTGGAGCCGGGCGAAGACGATACCCCGCCGCCCCGCCGTGGCGGTGGCAAAGCGAAGAACGCACCGCATGGCAAGGCCGCACTGGGCAAGCCCAGTGGCAAACCGGGCGCGCTTCCGACAGGCCGACCAAATGCAAAGCCGGGCGCGAGACCGGGTGCAAAGCCCAGCAGCCGGGGCCCCAAACCCCGTCGCTGA
- a CDS encoding N-acetylmuramoyl-L-alanine amidase, translating to MPAAPDVTVHPSPNCGPRRSGLHPRLIVLHYTAMASAQAALERLCDPSSEVSAHYLISGRGDVTQLVEEDQRAWHAGQGEWAGLDDINSRSIGIELDNRGDHPFAEPQMQALETLLPGIMARHDIPAEGVIGHSCMAPGRKIDPGPRFDWARLARRGLALPAGDGPVPDSVTAETFRDAARAAGFTAPCDNDTLLSTVRMRFRPWGSGPLTPADLAALPRAH from the coding sequence ATGCCCGCCGCGCCTGACGTGACGGTGCACCCTTCACCCAACTGCGGCCCGCGACGTAGCGGGCTACACCCCCGACTTATCGTTCTGCATTACACGGCCATGGCCAGCGCCCAAGCGGCGCTGGAACGGCTTTGCGACCCTTCTTCCGAAGTCTCTGCCCATTACCTGATTTCCGGGCGCGGCGATGTCACTCAACTGGTCGAGGAAGACCAGCGCGCGTGGCATGCAGGCCAAGGCGAGTGGGCGGGGCTCGACGATATTAATTCCCGCTCAATCGGCATAGAGTTGGACAATCGCGGCGATCACCCCTTTGCTGAGCCGCAAATGCAGGCGCTCGAAACTTTGCTGCCCGGCATCATGGCCCGACATGACATCCCCGCTGAGGGGGTGATCGGTCATTCCTGCATGGCTCCGGGCCGCAAGATCGACCCTGGCCCGCGATTCGATTGGGCGCGGCTCGCACGGCGCGGGCTGGCGCTGCCTGCGGGCGATGGCCCCGTTCCTGACAGCGTAACCGCCGAAACCTTCCGCGATGCCGCACGGGCCGCAGGCTTCACCGCGCCCTGCGACAATGACACGCTGCTGAGTACCGTACGTATGCGGTTCAGGCCATGGGGGAGCGGCCCTCTCACCCCCGCAGACCTCGCCGCCCTGCCCCGCGCCCATTGA
- a CDS encoding nucleoside deaminase: protein MEFRSYMGQALDQARAAATRGEVPVGAVVVSPTGKIVAAAGNETRARHDPTAHAEMLALRAACAAVGSERLIGHTLYVTLEPCAMCAGAIAAARVERLFYGAADPKSGGVAQGARVFAHPQCHHVPQIFDGIAAREAEELLVGFFREKRDR from the coding sequence ATGGAGTTTCGCTCATATATGGGTCAGGCGCTGGATCAGGCGCGGGCAGCGGCCACACGCGGCGAGGTGCCGGTGGGGGCCGTGGTGGTCTCTCCGACGGGCAAAATCGTGGCGGCGGCGGGCAATGAGACCCGCGCGCGCCATGATCCCACGGCCCATGCCGAAATGCTGGCCCTGCGCGCCGCCTGTGCGGCGGTGGGGTCAGAGCGACTGATTGGTCACACGCTTTATGTCACGCTGGAGCCTTGTGCGATGTGCGCAGGCGCCATCGCGGCGGCGCGGGTTGAGCGGCTTTTTTACGGCGCGGCGGATCCAAAGTCTGGCGGGGTGGCGCAGGGGGCGCGGGTGTTTGCACATCCGCAGTGCCATCATGTGCCGCAGATTTTCGATGGGATCGCAGCGCGAGAAGCAGAGGAGCTGCTTGTCGGCTTCTTTCGGGAAAAGAGGGACCGATAG
- a CDS encoding 5-bromo-4-chloroindolyl phosphate hydrolysis family protein produces the protein MAQRFGGRYSPGTDVKLGTTPRKTQRLRVDPAGGRVNLLFLPPVLLAATSLTAGAGTLILGLGGAFLLASGVWLLREGLLAEAEYNERKVARRPVLPRKILAAVLAGLGAGLAAYTNEPSLTAAVLYGIAAMALHLAAFGVDPLKNKGMKGIDTFQQDRVARVVDEAEKLLSGMSQAILRAGDRRAEARLADFQETARQLIRTVEEDPRDLTAARKYLVVYLRGAHDATVKFADLYARNRDDQARDDYLALLDDLDENFAARTAKSLLDDRSDLNVEIDVLRARLSREGVRLEQPAPVNTKEDQ, from the coding sequence ATGGCGCAACGTTTTGGGGGCCGATATAGCCCCGGCACGGACGTAAAGCTCGGCACCACCCCGCGCAAAACGCAGCGACTGCGGGTCGACCCTGCGGGCGGGCGTGTGAATCTCCTGTTCCTCCCCCCGGTCCTGCTGGCCGCGACCTCACTCACTGCTGGGGCGGGCACGCTGATCCTCGGGCTTGGCGGCGCGTTCCTTTTGGCCTCCGGCGTCTGGCTTTTGCGCGAAGGTTTGCTGGCCGAGGCGGAGTATAACGAGCGCAAGGTCGCCCGCCGCCCTGTCCTGCCGCGCAAAATCCTCGCCGCAGTGCTGGCTGGTCTGGGTGCGGGGCTTGCGGCATATACCAATGAACCCAGCCTTACCGCAGCCGTGCTCTATGGCATCGCGGCCATGGCGCTGCACCTCGCGGCATTTGGCGTTGATCCGTTGAAAAACAAAGGGATGAAGGGCATCGACACCTTCCAGCAAGACCGCGTTGCCCGCGTGGTAGATGAGGCCGAGAAACTGCTCTCGGGCATGAGCCAAGCCATCCTACGCGCCGGAGACCGCCGCGCCGAAGCGCGGCTGGCGGATTTCCAAGAGACCGCCCGCCAGCTGATCCGCACCGTCGAAGAAGACCCCCGCGACCTGACCGCCGCGCGCAAATACCTTGTCGTCTATTTGCGCGGCGCGCATGATGCAACGGTGAAGTTCGCCGATCTTTACGCCCGCAACCGCGATGACCAAGCCCGCGATGACTACCTCGCGCTGCTCGACGATCTGGATGAGAATTTTGCCGCCCGCACGGCGAAATCCCTGCTCGACGACCGCAGCGATCTGAATGTCGAAATCGACGTGCTGCGCGCGCGTCTCTCCCGTGAGGGGGTCCGGCTCGAACAGCCCGCCCCTGTAAATACTAAGGAAGATCAGTGA
- the gatA gene encoding Asp-tRNA(Asn)/Glu-tRNA(Gln) amidotransferase subunit GatA → MSDDLNTLSLADARDALRKGETTSAALTEACLKAIDGAGALNAFVHRTPEIAMEQAAEADARIKQGDAPAMCGLPIGIKDLFCTKGVPSQAGSRILEGFLPEYESTVSQKLKDSGAVMLGKLNMDEFAMGSSNETSVYGNAVNPWRRQGDSAELTPGGSSGGSAAAVAADLCLAATGTDTGGSIRQPAAFTGTVGIKPTYGRCSRWGIVAFASSLDQAGPMTKTVRDAAIMLEAMCGHDAKDSTSADLAVPDFEAALTGDIRGKKIGIPREYRMDGMPEEIEKLWQDGIAMMKDAGAEIVDISLPHTKYALPAYYVIAPAEASSNLARYDGVRFGHRAKLDHGDGITEMYEKTRAEGFGHEVQRRVMVGTYVLSAGFYDAYYNRARKVRTLIKKDFEDVFAQGIDSILTPATPSAAFGLGEMKDADPVAMYLNDVFTVTVNLAGLPGVALPTGQSATGLPLGLQLIGRPWEEAELLSSAYALERAAGFVAKPEKWW, encoded by the coding sequence ATGAGCGACGATCTGAACACACTGAGCCTTGCCGACGCCCGCGATGCCCTGCGCAAGGGTGAAACGACATCCGCCGCGCTGACCGAAGCCTGCCTTAAAGCCATCGACGGCGCAGGCGCGCTCAACGCCTTTGTCCACCGCACGCCCGAGATCGCGATGGAACAGGCCGCCGAGGCCGACGCGCGCATCAAACAGGGCGACGCCCCTGCCATGTGCGGCCTGCCCATCGGCATCAAGGATCTCTTCTGCACCAAAGGCGTGCCGAGCCAAGCGGGCAGCCGCATCCTCGAAGGGTTCCTGCCGGAATATGAAAGCACCGTCAGCCAAAAGCTGAAAGACAGCGGTGCCGTGATGCTGGGCAAGCTCAACATGGACGAATTCGCTATGGGCTCGTCGAACGAGACCTCCGTCTACGGCAACGCGGTGAACCCGTGGCGCCGACAGGGCGACTCCGCCGAACTGACACCGGGCGGTTCCTCGGGCGGCTCCGCCGCTGCCGTGGCTGCTGATCTGTGCCTCGCCGCGACCGGCACCGACACCGGTGGCTCGATCCGCCAGCCTGCGGCCTTCACTGGCACCGTGGGCATCAAGCCGACCTATGGCCGTTGTTCCCGCTGGGGCATCGTCGCCTTCGCCTCCTCGCTCGACCAAGCCGGGCCGATGACCAAGACGGTGCGCGACGCCGCGATTATGTTGGAAGCTATGTGTGGCCATGACGCCAAGGACAGCACCAGCGCCGATCTGGCCGTGCCGGATTTTGAAGCGGCGCTGACCGGCGACATCCGCGGCAAGAAGATCGGCATCCCCCGCGAATACCGGATGGACGGTATGCCCGAGGAGATCGAGAAGCTCTGGCAAGACGGCATCGCCATGATGAAGGACGCGGGCGCTGAGATCGTCGACATCTCGCTGCCGCACACCAAATACGCCCTGCCAGCCTATTACGTCATCGCGCCTGCCGAGGCGTCCTCGAATCTCGCGCGTTATGACGGTGTACGCTTTGGCCACCGCGCCAAGCTCGACCACGGCGACGGCATCACCGAGATGTACGAGAAAACCCGCGCCGAAGGCTTTGGCCATGAGGTGCAGCGCCGTGTGATGGTGGGGACCTATGTGCTGTCGGCTGGCTTCTACGACGCCTATTACAACCGCGCCCGCAAGGTCCGTACCCTGATCAAGAAGGACTTCGAAGACGTCTTCGCGCAAGGCATTGACAGCATCCTCACCCCGGCCACGCCTTCGGCGGCCTTTGGTCTGGGCGAGATGAAGGACGCCGATCCGGTTGCGATGTATCTCAACGACGTCTTTACCGTGACGGTGAACCTCGCCGGTCTGCCGGGTGTCGCGCTGCCGACCGGGCAAAGCGCCACCGGCTTGCCGCTGGGTCTGCAACTGATCGGGCGTCCTTGGGAAGAGGCCGAGTTGCTGTCCTCCGCCTATGCGCTGGAGCGGGCCGCTGGTTTTGTGGCCAAGCCGGAAAAATGGTGGTAA
- the gatC gene encoding Asp-tRNA(Asn)/Glu-tRNA(Gln) amidotransferase subunit GatC → MSIDENTAARVAKLARIKVEPNALPALAEEFNNILGFIEQLSEVDVEGVEPMTSVTPQRLKRREDVVTDGDQQDAVLKNAPDAREGFFAVPKVVE, encoded by the coding sequence ATGTCGATCGACGAAAACACCGCCGCACGCGTGGCGAAACTGGCCCGGATCAAGGTTGAACCAAATGCGCTCCCGGCGCTGGCGGAGGAATTCAACAACATCCTCGGCTTTATCGAACAACTGTCTGAGGTGGACGTTGAGGGCGTGGAACCGATGACCTCCGTGACCCCGCAGCGCCTGAAACGGCGCGAGGACGTTGTCACCGATGGGGACCAGCAGGACGCGGTCCTCAAGAATGCGCCCGATGCCCGTGAAGGGTTCTTTGCCGTGCCGAAGGTGGTGGAATAA
- the rpmG gene encoding 50S ribosomal protein L33, producing the protein MAKPTTIKIRLNSSAGTGHFYVTKKNARTMTEKMVIKKYDPVARKHVEYKEGKIK; encoded by the coding sequence ATGGCGAAGCCAACCACGATCAAGATCCGTCTGAACTCGTCCGCGGGCACAGGCCATTTCTACGTAACCAAAAAGAACGCACGCACCATGACCGAGAAGATGGTCATCAAGAAGTACGACCCCGTTGCGCGCAAGCACGTCGAATACAAGGAAGGCAAGATCAAGTAA